Proteins encoded in a region of the Globicephala melas chromosome 1, mGloMel1.2, whole genome shotgun sequence genome:
- the TMEM53 gene encoding transmembrane protein 53 isoform X1, whose amino-acid sequence MASAQLDYTIEIPDQPCRSRENSPNQGGKEAGTRQPLVILLGWGGCTDKNLAKYSAIYHKRGCIVIRYTAPWHMVFFSESLGIPSLRVLAQKLLELLFDYEVEKEPLLFHVFSNAGVMLYRYVLELLQTHRRFCHLRVVGTIFDSGPGDGNLLGALRALAAILEPRPAALRLLLLVAFALVAVLFHVLLAPLTSLFHTHFYDRLLDAASRWPELYLYSRADEVVLARDVERMVEARLAHRVLVHSVDFKSSAHVSHLRDYPTYYTSLCVNFMRSCVRC is encoded by the exons AGAACAGCCCCAACCAAGGTGGGAAGGAGGCGGGGACTCGACAGCCTTTGGTGATTCTCTTGGGCTGGGGTGGCTGCACGGACAAGAACCTGGCCAAATACAGCGCCATCTACCACAAAAGG ggCTGCATCGTGATCCGATACACAGCCCCCTGGCACATGGTCTTCTTCTCCGAGTCCCTGGGCATCCCTTCACTTCGTGTCTTGGCCCAGAAGCTGCTTGAGCTGCTCTTTGATTACGAGGTTGAGAAGGAGCCCCTGCTCTTCCACGTCTTCAGCAACGCCGGCGTCATGCTGTACCGATACGTGCTGGAGCTCCTGCAGACCCACCGGCGCTTCTGCCACCTGCGTGTGGTGGGCACCATCTTTGACAGTGGTCCTGGCGACGGCAACCTGCTGGGGGCTCTGAGGGCGCTGGCAGCCATCCTGGAGCCCCGGCCTGCCGCGCTGCGCCTGCTGCTCCTGGTGGCCTTTGCCCTGGTGGCAGTCCTGTTCCACGTCCTGCTGGCGCCACTCACCTCCCTCTTCCACACCCACTTCTATGACAGGCTGCTCGACGCAGCCTCTCGCTGGCCAGAGCTCTACCTCTACTCCAGGGCCGACGAGGTGGTCCTGGCCAGGGACGTGGAGCGCATGGTGGAGGCACGCCTGGCGCACCGGGTCCTGGTGCACTCTGTGGACTTCAAGTCATCTGCACACGTCAGCCATCTCCGTGACTACCCTACTTACTACACGAGCCTCTGTGTCAACTTCATGCGCAGCTGCGTCCGGTGCTGA
- the TMEM53 gene encoding transmembrane protein 53 isoform X2 produces the protein MVFFSESLGIPSLRVLAQKLLELLFDYEVEKEPLLFHVFSNAGVMLYRYVLELLQTHRRFCHLRVVGTIFDSGPGDGNLLGALRALAAILEPRPAALRLLLLVAFALVAVLFHVLLAPLTSLFHTHFYDRLLDAASRWPELYLYSRADEVVLARDVERMVEARLAHRVLVHSVDFKSSAHVSHLRDYPTYYTSLCVNFMRSCVRC, from the coding sequence ATGGTCTTCTTCTCCGAGTCCCTGGGCATCCCTTCACTTCGTGTCTTGGCCCAGAAGCTGCTTGAGCTGCTCTTTGATTACGAGGTTGAGAAGGAGCCCCTGCTCTTCCACGTCTTCAGCAACGCCGGCGTCATGCTGTACCGATACGTGCTGGAGCTCCTGCAGACCCACCGGCGCTTCTGCCACCTGCGTGTGGTGGGCACCATCTTTGACAGTGGTCCTGGCGACGGCAACCTGCTGGGGGCTCTGAGGGCGCTGGCAGCCATCCTGGAGCCCCGGCCTGCCGCGCTGCGCCTGCTGCTCCTGGTGGCCTTTGCCCTGGTGGCAGTCCTGTTCCACGTCCTGCTGGCGCCACTCACCTCCCTCTTCCACACCCACTTCTATGACAGGCTGCTCGACGCAGCCTCTCGCTGGCCAGAGCTCTACCTCTACTCCAGGGCCGACGAGGTGGTCCTGGCCAGGGACGTGGAGCGCATGGTGGAGGCACGCCTGGCGCACCGGGTCCTGGTGCACTCTGTGGACTTCAAGTCATCTGCACACGTCAGCCATCTCCGTGACTACCCTACTTACTACACGAGCCTCTGTGTCAACTTCATGCGCAGCTGCGTCCGGTGCTGA